One part of the Eucalyptus grandis isolate ANBG69807.140 chromosome 10, ASM1654582v1, whole genome shotgun sequence genome encodes these proteins:
- the LOC120288886 gene encoding serine/arginine repetitive matrix protein 1-like: MTSAGDVMVEAKFKESLTSVTSQLAHQKWGCHFPLVSIIFKLERREIGRETEGENQRKPPPFRPPSPLDRRHRSPSSSPSPSHAVARRRRRRSSACEASRALVVSPSHRRLFVRCWSPSAEAPVAADRPLKPPPVVARAVAGSPPPFPPPVQPPFRRLSSPVCRRRRRALRRRLIGKRFRTVDGETPGDEWPVDGD; this comes from the exons ATGACATCAGcaggtgatgtcatggtggaggccaaattcaaggagagcttgacaagtgtcacaagccaattggctcaccaaaagtggggatgtcacttcccccttgtctccatcatcttcaagcttgagaggagagagattggGAGGGAAACCGAAGGAGAGAACCAGCGGAAACCGCCCCCCTTCCGTCCACCTTCGCCGCTCGACCGTCGCCACCGCTCGCCTTCGTCGTCGCCTTCGCCGTCGCACGCCGTCgcacgccgtcgccgtcgccgctcgtccGCGTGCGAAGCCTCGCGCGCGCTCGTTGTGTCCCCGTCGCACCGTCGTCTCTTCGTCCGCTGCTGGTCACCGTCCGCCGAAGCTCCCGTCGCCGCCGATCGTCCGCTCAAGCCTCCGCCGGTCGTTGCACGAGCTGTCGCCGGTTCTCCTCCGCCGTTTCCTCCACCCGTTCAGCCGCCGTTCCGTCGCCTTTCAAGCCCG gtttgtcgtcggcgtcgtcgtgctcttcgccggagactcatcggaaagcgattccg gaccgtagatggcgAGACCCCCGGAGATGAGTGGCCTGTCGACGGAGATTGA
- the LOC104421994 gene encoding ATP-dependent zinc metalloprotease FTSH 6, chloroplastic, with translation MSPALSLSLSHLPPCKSQDGIPKESPHPRISAASQNPCQKSCSDASVGRRKLLATVASTGLGLGTSFLRPARAEPQSLIESASSRMSYTRFLQYLDEGAVRKVDLFENGTIAIAEIYNPALDKVQRVKVQLPGLPQELLRKMEDKNVDFAAHPMEASMWPAILDLLGNLAFPLILLGSLLLRSSSWNNPAGPNLPFGLERSKAKFQMEPNTGITFDDVAGVDEVKQDFQEIVEFLRTPEKFAAVGARIPKGVLLVGPPGTGKTLLAKAIAGEAGVPFFSLSGSEFIEMFVGVGTSRVRDLFNKAKANSPCLVFIDEIDAVGRQRGTGIGGGNDEREQTLNQLLTEMDGYSGNSGVIVIAATNRPEILDSALLRPGRFDRQVSVGLPDIRGREEILKVHSKNKKLDKDVSLSVIAMRTPGFSGADLANLMNEATILAGRRGKDKITLKEVDDSIDRIVAGMEGTKMVDGKNKMLVAYHEVGHAICATLTPGHDPVQKVTLIPRGQARGLTWFLPGEDPTLISKQQLFARIVGGLGGRAAEEVIFGEPEITTGAAGDLQQITQIARQMVITYGMSNIGPWALIEPTVQSSDVVLRMLARNSMSEKLAEDIDSSVKNIIDNAYEIAKAHIRNNREAMDKIVDLLLEKETLTGDEFRAMLSEFTDVSINNTKRTPVREMIEALETQS, from the exons ATGTCGCCTGCTCTgtccctgtctctctctcacctcCCTCCGTGCAAGTCCCAGGACGGCATCCCCAAGGAGAGTCCACATCCCAGGATCAGCGCCGCAAGCCAAAACCCTTGTCAGAAATCGTGTTCCGACGCCAGCGTCGGCAGGAGAAAGCTGCTCGCGACTGTGGCTTCGACGGGTCTGGGGCTAGGGACTTCTTTTCTCAGGCCTGCGAGGGCGGAGCCCCAGAGCCTGATCGAGTCCGCCTCAAGTAGGATGTCCTACACCAGGTTCTTGCAGTACCTGGACGAAGGCGCAGTGAGGAAGGTGGACTTGTTCGAGAATGGGACCATTGCGATTGCAGAGATCTACAACCCCGCCCTTGACAAGGTCCAGAGGGTGAAGGTTCAGCTGCCGGGCCTACCACAGGAGCTGCTCAGGAAGATGGAGGACAAGAACGTGGACTTCGCAGCTCATCCTATGGAGGCCAGCATGTGGCCAGCGATCCTCGATCTGCTGGGGAACTTGGCTTTCCCGTTGATACTCCTAGGGAGTCTGCTGTTGAGGAGCTCGTCTTGGAACAATCCCGCAGGACCCAATTTGCCCTTTGGACTTGAAAG AAGCAAGGCGAAGTTTCAGATGGAACCAAACACAGGAATCACATTTGATGACGTGGCTGGGGTTGATGAGGTGAAGCAGGACTTCCAGGAGATTGTGGAGTTCTTAAGGACGCCGGAGAAGTTTGCAGCCGTGGGAGCAAGGATCCCAAAAGGAGTTCTTCTAGTGGGGCCACCAGGGACAGGGAAGACCTTGTTGGCCAAGGCGATCGCAGGAGAAGCTGGGGTCCCTTTCTTTTCGCTGTCTGGGTCAGAGTTCATCGAGATGTTTGTCGGTGTAGGCACTTCGAGGGTGCGAGACCTGTTTAACAAGGCGAAGGCGAATTCGCCTTGCTTGGTCTtcattgatgagattgatgctGTTGGGAGGCAGAGAGGAACTGGCATCGGAGGAGGAAATGACGAGAGAGAGCAAACACTGAATCAGTTGCTCACTGAGATGGACGGTTATAGTGGGAACAGTGGAGTGATCGTCATCGCAGCGACGAATCGTCCCGAAATCCTTGATTCTGCCTTGCTTAGGCCAGGAAGGTTTGATAGACAG GTAAGTGTTGGACTACCAGATATAAGGGGAAGGGAAGAGATACTGAAGGTACACAGCAAAAATAAGAAGCTAGATAAGGATGTCTCTCTCAGTGTGATTGCCATGCGAACACCAGGATTTAGTGGTGCTGACTTGGCGAATCTGATGAACGAGGCCACCATTCTTGCCGGGAGGAGAGGCAAAGACAAGATCACGCTGAAGGAGGTTGACGACTCAATTGACCGCATTGTGGCTGGAATGGAAGGAACCAAGATGGTGGATGGAAAGAACAAAATGTTGGTCGCGTATCACGAAGTCGGCCACGCTATCTGCGC GACATTGACGCCAGGACATGACCCGGTACAGAAAGTCACTCTAATACCCAGAGGCCAAGCTCGCGGTCTCACGTGGTTTTTGCCTGGTGAAGATCCTACCCTGATCTCCAAACAGCAGTTATTTGCTAGAATCGTTGGAGGTCTAGGTGGCCGAGCTGCTGAGGAAGTCATATTTGGAGAACCAGAAATCACCACCGGCGCAGCTGGAGACCTGCAACAAATCACTCAGATAGCAAGACAG ATGGTAATAACGTATGGTATGTCCAATATTGGGCCATGGGCGTTGATCGAACCAACAGTGCAAAGCAGTGATGTTGTCCTGAGGATGCTAGCTAGGAATTCCATGTCAGAGAAGCTCGCGGAGGACATTGACTCATCTGTCAAGAACATCATTGACAATGCATATGAGATTGCAAAGGCACATATAAGGAACAACCGGGAGGCCATGGACAAGATAGTGGATCTGCTTCTGGAGAAGGAGACGCTTACAGGAGATGAATTCAGAGCGATGCTTTCGGAATTTACAGATGTTTCAATCAACAACACAAAGAGGACTCCTGTTAGGGAGATGATTGAGGCCTTGGAAACACAATCATAG